The following proteins are co-located in the Candidatus Methylomirabilota bacterium genome:
- a CDS encoding tetratricopeptide repeat protein encodes MRYPLARCSLACFLVLALLGGAVAPAWAQQSETDVFVAQAILAYEDKRYDEALGHLREAVEQEPKNVEAWYYMGLVYIAQQRMPQAAESLERARSLAPNDFSVRFLLGVVYFSQERYELAQPILEQCFRERPKTEGLGYYVGFMRYRNKQYAPAVEALRAETSENPAIQQLTRFYTGLALAVMGLPERAAAELDAATRGLTGSALTGPAERLRDSFAAGVGGGSRFHAELRLGFTYDTNVKVIPAPSDDLVVKELQHTSTTSPGELASLTLSYDWLRAGPWESTVGYQFFENYVNNFPNFSVQDHVGVLGLTYRGAIETGVLAGRRFLLGSQYAYDYQTLGGKQFLQRQTGTVFGTIQWNASPEGNPWIPANVTTPIGRIQGKMFAKFVDFPAPPEEERSGINYMIGFAHTFYWQGDRHWLRLGYQWDTDDTSGRDFQYRGNRILAGVQYTVPVALTRVSYNLDVQFRNYLHANVLLPVQNPGSRQRYDTEQNHIFKVEHPLPWLQRQEGGVTRSPLTLAVEYQIIAQQSNLKVFQYNRSVLSVSVSYQY; translated from the coding sequence ATGCGATATCCTCTCGCCCGCTGTTCCCTGGCCTGTTTCCTGGTCTTGGCCTTGCTGGGTGGCGCTGTTGCGCCAGCCTGGGCCCAGCAGTCGGAGACCGATGTCTTCGTGGCCCAGGCCATCCTGGCCTATGAAGACAAGCGATACGACGAGGCCCTGGGCCATCTCCGCGAGGCCGTCGAGCAGGAGCCGAAGAATGTCGAGGCCTGGTATTACATGGGCCTCGTCTATATCGCCCAGCAGCGGATGCCCCAGGCCGCCGAGTCCCTGGAGCGTGCCCGCTCGCTCGCCCCCAACGACTTCTCTGTGCGGTTCCTCCTGGGCGTGGTGTATTTCTCCCAGGAGCGCTACGAGCTGGCCCAACCCATCCTGGAGCAATGCTTCCGCGAGCGGCCGAAGACCGAGGGCCTCGGCTACTACGTGGGCTTCATGCGGTACCGCAACAAGCAATACGCGCCCGCGGTGGAGGCGCTGCGCGCCGAGACCTCGGAGAACCCGGCCATACAGCAGCTGACCCGCTTCTACACCGGCCTGGCCCTGGCCGTGATGGGATTGCCGGAGCGCGCCGCCGCCGAGCTCGATGCGGCCACGCGGGGTCTCACCGGATCGGCGCTGACGGGACCGGCCGAGCGTCTCCGCGATAGCTTTGCCGCGGGCGTGGGCGGGGGCAGTCGCTTCCACGCCGAGCTGCGGCTCGGCTTCACGTACGACACCAACGTGAAGGTCATTCCCGCCCCGAGCGATGACCTGGTGGTCAAGGAGCTCCAGCACACGTCGACCACGTCGCCGGGCGAGCTTGCCTCGCTCACCCTCTCCTATGACTGGCTGCGCGCGGGGCCATGGGAGTCCACGGTCGGCTACCAGTTCTTCGAGAACTACGTCAACAACTTTCCCAACTTCAGCGTTCAGGATCATGTCGGGGTGCTCGGCCTGACCTACCGAGGGGCCATCGAGACCGGCGTGCTGGCGGGCCGCCGTTTCCTTCTCGGATCGCAGTATGCCTATGACTACCAGACGCTGGGCGGCAAGCAATTCCTCCAGCGTCAGACGGGTACCGTGTTCGGCACGATTCAGTGGAACGCGTCGCCGGAAGGCAATCCCTGGATACCCGCCAACGTGACCACGCCCATCGGACGCATCCAGGGCAAGATGTTCGCCAAGTTTGTCGACTTCCCCGCGCCTCCCGAAGAGGAGCGGAGCGGCATCAACTACATGATCGGGTTCGCGCACACCTTCTACTGGCAGGGCGACCGGCACTGGCTCCGGCTCGGCTACCAGTGGGACACGGATGACACGAGCGGCCGCGACTTCCAGTATCGAGGAAATCGTATCCTGGCCGGCGTGCAGTACACGGTGCCCGTGGCGTTGACGCGGGTGAGCTACAACCTGGACGTGCAGTTCCGAAACTACCTCCACGCCAACGTGCTTCTGCCCGTCCAGAATCCGGGCTCTCGGCAGCGATACGACACCGAGCAGAACCACATCTTCAAGGTCGAGCATCCGTTGCCGTGGCTCCAGAGGCAGGAAGGGGGCGTGACGCGATCGCCGCTGACCCTGGCCGTGGAATATCAGATCATCGCGCAGCAGTCGAACTTGAAGGTCTTCCAGTACAACCGCAGCGTGCTGTCTGTCTCGGTCTCGTATCAGTACTGA